The sequence AGTAAGGGTGCCGGCGCTAAGACAGGCGCCTGTGAGCCAGGCGGTGATTGTTTTCATATACTGTGTTGTGATCATTGTTTATTTTAATTCCAGCACTACTACAGAACAGGGTGGCAGCTTTACAGAGAGGGTGCTTCCTTTGAGGGAGGCGCCGCTGAAAGCTGCCGGTTTTACCTGCTCAGGATTTTCAAAGGTATTGTGATCCTGTATCTTTCCGGAAGCCAATATCCTGCCGGTAACACCGCTGTATTTGCCGCCTTTCAGGTTCAGGGTAATCTCCTGCGCGTTCTTGGCGTCAATGTTTACCAGTGATATATGGGTGGCGCCCAATGAATCTTTGGAAGCGGAGCAAGAAACGGCCGGCAGTTTCTTATTACCCAGCATGTAGTCTTTTGTTTTGATGGCGATGGGCAGCAGTTTGGCATCCTGGTGCACATTGTACATTTCCATCACGTGGTAGGTAGGCGTGAGGATCATTTTTTCTTCATTGGTGAGCAGCACAGCCTGCAGTACATTGATCGTTTGCGCCAGGTTGGCCATGCGCACACGGTCGCAATGGTTGTGGAAAATGTTGAGGGTCACGCCGGCAATCATCGCATCGCGCATGGTATTTTGCTGGTACAGGAAACCAGGGTTGGTGCCGGGTTCCACATCATACCAGCCGCCCCATTCATCCACCACGAGCGCCACGCGCTTATTGGGATCATATTTGTCCATGATGGCGGAGTGTTTGATCACCAGCGAATCCATCTGCAGGGCGCGCTGCATGGTAGTGAAATATTGCTCTTCTGTAAAGCCGGTAGCAGGTCCCTTGCGGCTCCATTCTATAACAGAATAGTGGTGGAGGGCCAGGCCAGCCACCATGTTGCGGGGAATATTCTTCATCAGCACTTCTGTCCAGTTATAATCGTCGGAGCTGGCGCCGGAAGCAATGCGGAAGATACCGCCTTCCGTCCAGCCGGTCATGAAAGTGGCATATTTGCGATAGATGTCTGCATAATATTCTGGACGCATATTGCCGCCGCAGCCCCAGGCTTCATTGCCTACGCCCCAGTATTTTACATTCCAGGGTTTTTCACGGCCATTTTGTTTGCGCAGGTTCGACATGGGACTTTCTCCCGCAAAGTTTACATACTGTACCCAGTCGGTCAGTTCCTGTACGGTACCGCTGCCTACATTGCCGGCGAGGTAAGGATCTGTGCCGATGAGCTCGCACATATTGAGAAAGTCATGGGTACCGAAGCTATTGTTTTCGGTAACGCCGCCCCACCAGGTATTCACGATGGAAGGGCGTTTGTCTTTAGGTCCAATGCCATCTTTCCAGTGATAGGTATCGGCAAAACAACCGCCCGGCCAGCGCAGGTTGGCGATCTTTAATTTCTTTAAGGCTGCTACTACATCATTACGTACGCCGGCCGTGTTGGGTATCTTACTGTTTTCGCCCACATAAAAACCGCCATATACACAGCGACCCAGGTGTTCGGCAAAATGACCGTAGATCTGTTTGCTGATAGTGAGTTTGGCCGCATCGGCATTGACAGTGATCTCATTCTGCGCAAAAGCAGTAAGTCCACCGGATAGTACCAAAGGAAGGAAAAACAATCGTTTCATAATCCTGTATTTTATTAATTGCATCAACATTGATTAAGTGTAATAGGTACGGTTATTCAAATATAATAAGCCTGCCGTAGAAACAGCAGGCTTGTTTGTAATAATCAAAACTACTGCTACGCTAATCTCGTCACTTTATTTCAGTGAAACCTTTTGAGGCGCTGTATAATACAGTTCCTGCACACCTGCCGTTTTTACCCCCAGCCTTACAAAAACATAACCCTTGGTGGTGGCTGCAGCGGGTATGGCGGCGCTCAGCGTTACCGGCTGGGTGATGTCTATAGCGGCCGCGGCTTTCGAAGCATTGGCGGCGTTGTTGCTCTGATCGGTGATCGTCGTCAGACCAAGGTACAACCTTACCGCTTCCAGTGATTTGCTGGTATTAACAGCCTGTACAGTAAATGTAGCATCTATGTTGCTGCCATTCTTTTGAAAGGCCTCATTTTTAATGATGAAATAAGGATCTACGGGTACATCTATTACTGTATTGCCGCTTACTGTTACATCTATAGAGTCTGTATTATCAGCCCAGGGGCCATTACCTTTTAAGCGTACCAGCTTATACTTGCCGTCGAAGAGCGAAGCTGAAAAGGAACCGTCCTGGTCTATGTACACCGGTATTTTGGTAAACAACTGGTAACCGCGCTGCCATAGTTCCAGTTGAACACCATTGGAGCGTACGCCTACTGGTTGCCCCTGGTAAACCACTTTTCCGGTGAGCAGGGAAGAAGGCGGTGCATAGTTGTCTTTTTTGCAGGCAGTCAGCATAATGATGGCCGCCGATGTTATATAGAAGAATGCTTTTATTTTCATAACCATCTTATTATTAGTGGAAAGGATTTCTTACAAGTTTCGGATTGTTGTTGAGAACGCCCTGGTCAATGGCAGAATAATAGTTGCCCATCTGGAAAAAGCGTGGCGCTTTGAAGCGTGGCGCTACCATTTTTACAAAAACGTATTTACCATCGCGGGCTGCATCACCGGGGCGGATGATGCGGTAAGGATACAAAGCATATACTACATTGTCCGGATTACCGGTTTGTCCGTTCCATACCTGGTCGGCAATGCGCCAGCGTTTGAGGTCCCATACGCGGTGATCTTCGAAAGCCAGTTCCACGCGCCGTTCATTCCTGATCCTGTCCATGGTGAGCGTGGCATCGGTAACACTATTGGCGCCAAAGCCGGCCCTTTCCCGCAGGGCGCTGATCCAGGTGGCTGCATCCGCTTTCTGGTTCAATTCAAAAGCAGCTTCTGCCGCATTCAGGTATATTTCAGCCAGCCTGAACCGTACCCACCATATATCGCTGAGGATACCGCGGGTGCTGGTGCCAGCGCCTGCATCCAGGAACTTACGCATATAAAAGCCACTGTTGGTCACTTCCTGGATTGACCGGTGCGGACCGGAACTACCCACCAATAATTTCCCATCGCCATCCGGGTAAGCCGTGCCTCCATATATAGCGCCGAGTTGGCTGCCTTCAATAGTTTGATAAGCAGCGCCATTCCATTTCATCACACCGGCCTGTATCTGCACAGGCAGACCTTTAAAAGTGCTGCCGGGATAAATAACAGTACCGTACAGGCGAGCGTCTTTGTTGGCGAAGATGTCCTGCAGGTTGTCATAATAAATGAAATCACTATTATCCGGCAGGCGGGTCTTCAGGGCGCCATTGGAACCATCGAGGTACTCATAGCTTTCCACCAGGTTGAGGGATGGGGTAATGCAGGAAGAAGAAAGGTTGTCTTCCCGGATACCAAGCGGAATATTATCATAAGAGAAGCCATGTCTTTTGTTCTTGGCCGACAGGAAGTCACGCACAAAGATGGCTTCTTTGTTGCCGATCTTCTTCACTACTGCTTCATAGAAGTTCTCGCCCAGGTTGCCGGTATTGACTTTGTACAAAGCAAACGCACCGCTGGTGATGATCTCTTTGGAAGCTTCGAGCGCTTTGGTAAAGTACTCATTGGCCTTTTCGGCAGGAATGCCTACTTCGCCGCCAGGCAGGGTGATGGGAGAAGCCATGAGGTTGTTGTACTTGGCAATGGAGCCGGCATACAGCATGGCCCTGCTTTTGAGCGCCAGCGCCGTGTATTTGTTGGCGCGGGTATTGCTGGGGGTGCCGTTGGCAATATTCTGCAGGTCTTCTTTAATAGCATCCATTTCACTGGCGATGAAATCATATACTTCTGCTTCTTTGGCCCGTGGGAATTGCAGCGGAGTAGGATCGCCACTGAAATCATAAATGAGCTGCTTGGTTATCAGGGGTACGCCACCCATTCTTTTTACCAGCTCAAAATATACATTGGCCCTTACGAACCGCAACTCAGCAGCGAATTGCTTTTTCTGCACATCAGTGAGCTTAGTGCTGTATTTATCGATGCTTTCCAGCGCCAGGTTAATGTCGCGGATAAGACCATAATCCCAGAAAAACCAGCGTGAATAGGCATAAGAGATAATATTGTTCCGGCCGTCTTCACCGGTATAACCACTCCACATGGCGTCATCATAATCGGCCATATTACGCCAGTTGCCATCTACGCCCATATCAGTGGGCAGGCGGTCATAATAGTTGGCCAGCAGGCCCAGGATCATTTTGGGGTCATTCCATACCTGCTCTTCAAGAATAATGGTCTGCGGCGTTCTTTCCAGCCAGTCTTTTCTGCACCCGGCCATCAGGGTGAGCAGGCTGCTTATAATAAGGATGTTATATATTGTTTTCATCTGTGTCTTTTTTATTTTTTTAATTAGGCCAGATGGAACGCCTGATAATTTCCTTTGTGTCTCAATATTTTTAATTAGGCGTTTCATGATCGTATTAGTTGAATGATACATTAAAACCAAAGTTTACCAGCTTCTGCTGAGGATATACAAGGCCATTGGAGGAACTGATCTCGGGGTCTATCTCAAACTCCCGCACGTTGTCGAAGGAGAAGAGATTCGTACCGTTTACATATACCCTGAGGTTGGATACACCAAACCGTTTGGTGAGTTTTGGATTGAAGGTGTAAGCCAGTTCCATATTCTTGAGCCGGATATAACGTACATTGGTAAGCCAGAAATCATTCTTGCGTGAGAAGTTTACATGGTTGTAGTCTTTGCGCAGGGCAGGATAAGTGCCGGCTATCCACTTACTGTTGGGATCATAGGGGTCTTCCCGATGCCAGCGGTCGGTGAGCATATATTCCGGTGAGTTACCATTATTCTGGAAAGGATTCCTGAGTTCCCAGTTCCTGAAAAAGCTTTGCATGGAAGAGCCTGCGAAATCAACAGCGAGACTGAAGCCTTTATAAGCGATCTTGCCATTAAAGCCGAAGCTGAGGTAAGGTTGCGCGCCTTCGGCATAGCCGATGGGCCTTTCATCCATGCCATTAATGACACCGTCGCCGTTCACATCTTTGAACTTAAAGTCGCCAGGCAATTGGGAGCGGTTGCCCTGGCCATCGTTGTTGATGGTATAGTTGTCTATCTCTTCCTGGCTTTGGAAGCGGCCTATTACCTGGTATCCCCAGTTGATATTGCCCCAGCGTTCTTCCCAGGCGTTGCGGTACAGGTCCCAGGAATTGCCGAAGCGGGGTTTATAGAAATGCAGGTCTTTCCGGCGTGCCAGGGTGCCGTTCACGGAAACAGACCAATCTATTTCACGTGACTTTTTGCTGTACGTCAGCATACCATCTATACCAAGGTTAGCTTCAGAAGTGAGGTTTTCATTGGGCAGTGAATAACCTACTTCACTGGGCAGTAATACATCGTAGCGGCCGGCCGGCAGGCCTGTGCGTTTACGTTGCCATATATCAAATGAGCCGGAGAAGGTGTTGTCGAACATGATAAAGTCGATACCGATATTGGTAGACTGGTTATTAACCCAGGAAAGATTGGTAATAGGCAACCCTCTTGGCCGCAGGCCGATGACATAGGTGCCATCCAATACGGCACTGCCTTGTGAAAAGTTATAACCACCGAGGTAACCAAAGGCGCTGATGCCTACTTCACTGCCTGTTTCACCATAGGAGCCCCTGAGCTTCAGTTCATTCAGGAAAGGCAGTTTGTTCTTGAGGAAGGACTCTTCCGAGATGCGCCAGCCTACGGCGAACCCGGGAAACAAGCCCCAGCGTTTGTCCTTGATATAGAGATAGGAACCTTCATAGCGCAGGAAGGCATCGAGGATGTATTTCTGCTGGTAGTTGTAACTGATCCTGCCGGTATAACCTGCCCTTGCTTCTGTGCTCCATTCGTCGCCGAGATAATCCTGGTTGGCAAAGAACATGGTGGGGATATAGTTATTCGGCGGAATGGAGTGGAGTGCGAGATAGGAGTTTTCCATATCCGATCTTTCATAGGCGGCCAGGGCCGTAATGCTGTGATCACCCAATTGTTTGGCATAGTTCAATTGGAACTGTCCAAACCGGGACCAGATATTGCGTTTGTGTCTTTCGCGCCAGGGATTCTGGTTGCCGGTCCTTAATTCGTATACATCGGTAGACGGGTTGTACGTATAAGCATTGTAGGTAAACTCAAATCCATCAAAATCTTCATTGGTATAACCATAGGAAAATAAAGCTTTGGCCGTTAACCCAAACTTGAAATCGTACTGTGCCGAAAGGTTCACATCCATCGAACGGAATACCTCATCAATATAGCCGGTCACGTTATTTTTATAGGTGGCGGGGTTGATGTTTACGCTGTGACCCTGGTTAATGTAATTAGGGTTGTCATTGGCATAAGGCGGTTCAATGGGCCACATACTGGAGATACTGAGCAGCGGATTGAAGTAGTCATCCAGGCCGGGTACTCCCACGTTGTGGCGGGATTCAATGCGGCCACGGATCTGGGTGCCTATCTGCAGACCTTTGGCAATGCTGGCATTGAGGTTGGCCTGCATATTGGTGCGTTTGAAGTTGAAGTCCCGCAGGATGGCATCCTGGTTGAGGTGGCCGATGGAGAAATAGTAATTCGATTTGGCCGAGCCGCCGGAAGCGCTGGCATTGAGGTAATATTGTGGTACGTTGGGACGGGTTACGATATCCATGTAATCATAACTTTTGTACCCTTTTTCTGTACCAGTTTCCCATTTGGCCAGTTCCTGCGGAGTATAGAGTTTGTTGGGATCATTACCGGCATTTTGTTCCGCTTCCAGCAGGCCCCGTACATACTGGCCGGCATTACCCGGTTGGGGGAAGCGGGTAAAATTCTGCAATCCATAATAACCGCTGATATTGATGCTGGTGCTTTCATTTTTCTTACCCTTTTTGGTAGTCACGAGTACGACGCCATTGGCCGCCCGTAAACCATAAATGGCAGCAGCGCCATCTTTCAGGATGGAGATGCTTTCAATATCTTCCATACCGATCTGGTTAAAAATATTGGTGCCCGATACGCCGGTATTAAAGCCAAAAGCAGTAGTACCATCGTTGTTGCTGTAGGGCACGCCGTCAATGACGTACAGGGGATTGCCCAGGTTCCTGATCTGAATATTGGTGCCATTACCGGGGCGGGCATCGGTGGCGCGGAAAGTGATACCGGGCAACTTGCCTACCAGGGCGGCCGTAGCGGCCACTGCGGGTGTGCGCACGAGGTCGGCCGATTTGATCTCACTGACCGCACCGGTGAGCACTCTTTTTTTCGAAGTGCCATAGCCCACCACGACCACATCTTCGAGCGAGCTGGCGCTTTCCGTCAGCACAATGCGAATGACCTGGTCTGCACTGATGGTATGTGTCTGGGTTTTAAAACCAACACTCGTGATCTCCAGTACATCGCCGGGTGCCGCTTCAATGGTAAAACTGCCATCGGGGCCGGAAGTGGTACTGATCTTTTTCCCTTTCACATTGATGGTGGCGGAAATAATGGGGTTACCATTTTTATCAAGGATGGTTCCCTTCAGGGGATCCCGGGCCATGGCAGCGAGGGAGGCAAACAACAGAAAGGCAATGAGGAGTGAGACGGACCGTCCTCGCTCCCACAATCGTAAGGTAGTGATGCTCATAATAGCAGATTTGGTTTTTTATTAGCAAGAATTGTTACACAAATGAATTGACCAGGCACAAAACATCCCCTTTCCTGTATGCATGCAGGCTTCCCCTGTTCATGCCTGCAGGCGTGCAGCATTAACTAACATCATGAAATGATATGTGATTGCTTAGCTCACCATAAGTCGTATTCTATGATTTTAATAATGGTTTCACCAGGTTTAGGGGTAGGGTGGGGGATATGCAGGATGGTGGTCATCAGGCATTCCCTGTGCATCTTGGTGTTAGTAAAATAGCAATGGAGCTTTTGTAAAAAATAGCCGGTAATGAATTGCTGTAATGAAAGAGCCAGCCGGAACAGGGGATGGCGGAGGCATAAAGCAGGCAGGGCGATCGCCCTGTTAAAAAGGATGGTTCGTTTCATATAGCAGTTACAAGTCATGGCAAATTATAATAATTCTTTAAATAATTGTCATAACTACATTTATTTTTTTCAGTGGTCATACTTTGCCGGTGGCATAAGCCGGGGAAAAATGCAGGAGCAGGCGCATAGAGAATTGGTTATTATCCGTATATGGTAAATCATATTTTGAACCCTGCCAATAAGTTTACTTTATTAGATTTGTGCCGGTAGGCTGTTCCGGACAGGGTAGATCGCTGAAAGAGGTAAGTAGAGCGGGTAAGGTCGCTGAAAGCGACAAAATAGTGCTGCGAGGCTGCAAGCATCGCAGCGTGATAAGCCGCACAGGTCGGTGGATAAGCAAGCCTTACAGAGCTATTTGGTAAAGTCATTTTTTGTTAATTCTTTTGCACATAAATTTATAAGTGTTACCTTGACACGAATTGCCGCATGAAAAGTGAACAATATGTTATAGGAGTTGATTACGGAACAGATTCTGTACGCTCCATTATAGTAGATGCTGCCAACGGAAAAGAGATTGCTGCTGCCGTATTTCCCTATCCCCGCTGGAAAGAGGGGCTGTATTGCAAGGCTGCGGCCAATCAATTCCGCCAGCACCCGCTCGATTATGTGGAAGGCCTGGAGCAGAGCATTAAGAGTTGCCTGCATCTGGCCGGCGCTGCTGTAGCCTCGAAGGTAAAAGCCATTTCCATTGATACCACCGGTTCCACGCCGGTAGCGGTAGATGAGAGCGGTACCCCCCTGGCCCTGCTGCCGGGTTTTGAACAGAATCCCAATGCCATGTTTGTGCTGTGGAAAGATCATACGTCGGTAAAAGAAGCGGCGGAGATCAATGCCCATGCAGAACGTTTTGACGTCAACTACCTGCAGTATGTAGGAGGCATTTATTCGTCAGAATGGTTCTGGGCAAAGCTGCTGCATGTGCTGCGGGCCGATGAACAGGTGCGTAAAGCCTGTTATTCCTGGGTAGAGCATTGCGACTGGATCCCTTTCCTGCTTACCGGTGGCCGCCGGGCTACGGACATCCGCCGGGGCGTATGTTCAGCCGGCCATAAATCATTGTGGGCTGCCGAATTCGGAGGCCTGCCGCCGGATGAATTCTTTACCTCCCTCGATCCGCTGCTAAAAGGATTTACTACCCGCCTTTTTAAAGATACCTATACCGCCGATAAACCTGCCGGCAGGCTCTCTGCCGAATGGGCTGAACGCCTGGGCCTTGCTACCGATGTGGTGATAGGCGTAGGTGCTTTTGATGCGCACATGGGCGCTGTGGGCGGACAGATAGAACCTTACCACCTCAGCAAGGTGATGGGTACTTCTACCTGCGATATGCTGGTAGCCCCCAAAGCCGATATGGAAGGTAAGCTGGTAAAAGGTATTTGCGGACAGGTAGATGGTTCCGTGATCCCCGGCATGATTGGCCTGGAAGCCGGACAGTCGGCTTTTGGTGATGCCTATGCCTGGTTCAGGAATATGCTGGCCTGGCCTGTACAACAATTGCTTTCCCAATCAGCTATCATAGATAAGGATACTGCTGCGAAGGTGGCAGAAGAAACACTGGCAAAGATCATCCCCACCCTGAGTCAGCAGGCGGAGCAACTGCCTTTTGATGACCATAGCGAGCTGGCAGTAGATTGGTTCAATGGCCGCCGTACACCGGATGCCAACCAGTTATTAAAAGGCGCCATCACCAACCTGGGGCTGGGCAGCGATGCGCCCCGCGTATTCAGGGCTGTAGTGGAAGCTACCTGCTTTGGCGCTAAAAGTATTGTAGACCGTTTCAATCAGGAGGGAGTACCGGTAAAAGGGTTGATTGGCCTGGGCGGTGTAGCGCGTAAGTCGCCCTTCATCATGCAAATGATGGCCGATGTCATGAATATGCCTATCCGCATTCACCGTTCTGAGCAAACCTGTGCTGCCGGTGCCGCCATGTTTGCCGCCACTGCTGCCGGTATTTATCCGAAAGTAGAAGCGGCGATGGCGGCTATGGGACAGGGATTTGATGCAGAATACTATCCCGACCAGCAAAAGGTAGCGCTCTATGCGAAGCGTTACCAACAGTACCATTCGCTGGGCAATTTTATAGAAGATCATATTTAGCAATTAACATGAGTGCATATAAACATATTCGTGAGGAAGCGTATGAGGCTAATATGCAGTTGCCGGCCCTGGGCCTGGTGCTGTTCACGTTTGGTAATGTAAGTGCGGTAGACCGTAACGCCGGCGTATTTGCCATTAAGCCAAGCGGTGTTCCCTATGCTTCCCTTTCCCCGGATAATATGGTGATCGTTGATTTTGATGCCAAAGTGGTAGAAGGAACCATGCGTCCTTCATCCGACACAAAAACACATGCCGTATTGTATAAACACTGGGATAAGATCGGCGGCATTGTACATACCCATTCCACCTATGCCACTGCCTGGGCCCAATCCCAGCGTGATATACCTATTTTCGGTACTACCCATGCCGATCATAATACCGTGGATATTCCCTGTGCGCCTCCTATGGACGATGCGATGATCAAAGGCGATTATGAACATGAGACCGGTTTCCAGATCATCAATTGCCTGCAATCAAAAGGATTGAGCTATGAAGAGGTGGAGATGGTGCTGGTAGGTAATCATGCTCCTTTCACCTGGGGCAAAACGGCCGCCAAAGCGGTCTATAACAGCGCCGTACTGGAAAACGTTGCCCAGATGGCCCTGCTCACAGAGCAGATCAATCCCCAGGCGCCGCGGCTGAAGGAGGCGTTGATCAGGAAGCATTTTGAAAGGAAACATGGACCCGATTCATACTACGGACAATCGTGAATATAAAATCAGTAAAAAAACGATAGATGATCAATTTAAAGACATTGGAAGTTTGGTTTGTAACCGGTAGTCAGCATTTGTATGGCCCGGAAACATTAAAGCAGGTAGCTGATCACGCTCAGACTATTGCTAAAGCCTTAAACGCTGCTGCCCAAATACCCGTTACTGTACAGTGGAAACCCACTGTTAAAACACCGGAAGAAATTTACCAGGTGTGCCTGGAGGCCAATTCAACACCCAACTGTATTGGTATTATTGCCTGGATGCATACTTTTTCCCCTGCCAAGATGTGGATCGGTGGACTGAAGATCCTGCAAAAGCCGTTGTTGCATTTGCATACACAGTTTAACCGGGATATTCCCTGGGGCGAGATTGACATGGATTTCATGAACCTGAACCAGAGTGCGCATGGCGACCGCGAGTTTGGTTTTATCATGACCCGCATGCGCCTGAACCGCAAAGTAGTGGTAGGCCACTGGCAGGATGAAGAGGTGCTGGAACGCATTAATGTGTGGACACGCGTAGCGGCAGGATGGCACGACTGGCAGGGCGCCCGCTTTGTGCGCTTTGGTGACAACATGCGCTTTGTGGCCGTTACAGATGGCGATAAGGTAGAAGCTGAATATAAATTTGGTTTTTCTGTAAATACTTATGGCGTTGGCGACCTGGTGAAGGTGATCAATGAGGTGAGCGATACTGCTGTAGACAAGCAAGTGCAGGAGTACAACGACCAATATAAAATAGCCGATGTATTGAAGAAAGGAGGCAACAGTTATGCTTCCCTGCGCGATGCCGCTAAGATTGAACTGGGTTTACGCACTTTCCTGGAGCAGGGTAATTTCAAAGGGTTCTCCGATACGTTTGAAGACCTGCACGGCATGATCCAACTGCCTGGTATCGCTGCACAACGTTTGATGGGCAGCGGCTACGGCTTTGCCGGTGAAGGCGACTGGAAGACGGCCGCACTGGTGCGGGCTATGAAGGTGATGGGACAGGGGCTGCCTGGTGGTAATTCTTTCATGGAAGACTATACTTACCATTTCAACCCATCCAATCCCCAGGTGCTGGGAGCGCACATGCTCGAGATCTGCGAGTCTATTGCAGATGGCAAGCCTTCCTGCGAGATACATCCGCTGGGCATTGGCGGCAAGGCCGATCCTGTAAGGCTGGTATTCAACAGCGCACCGGGTAAAGCACTGAATGCTTCCCTGATTGATATGGGCAACCGTTTCCGGATCCTGGTCAATGAAGTGGAGGCCGTAAAACCTGAACAGGACCTGCCTAAACTGCCGGTGGCAAGGGTATTATGGAAGCCATTGCCCGATATGAAAACTGCCTGTGCCGCCTGGATACTGGCCGGTGGTGCACACCATACCGGTTATAGCCAGAACCTCACTTCGGAGTACCTGCAGGACTTTGCTGAAATAGCAGGGGTGGAGTTTGTGTTGATCGGCAAGGACACCAACCTGTACCAGCTTAAGAATGAATTGCGCTGGAATGAAGCGTATTATAAGTAAGGGGTCTGGAATAGCTGCCCTGGAGGCAGCTTGTACATAATAAATAGCTAATATAATATTAGTTTATAATAGAGAAGAAGGCACCTTGCATTGAGCAGGTGCTTTCATTTTGTTCTGATATTTTTTGCCAGTTGCAGATAGTGGGGATTAAAAAATGATAATCCCGGTGGAAAGATTGACTTTTTACAGAGTAGTTTTAAAAAAATAATCGTTATTTTTCACGTTTGAAAAGTGCTTTGCATATGAAAATAAATACAGTCAGTACTGGTCATGCTAACAGTCGTTATTCTCTGCAGCCGTATAAGCCTTTCACCCATTTTCTAATCATCTTCTAAAACAACCTTCTAAACGGTTACTACATATGAATAACAAACTGGAGTATTACGATTACCTGATCATTGTATTCTACTTTATCCTGGTAGGCTCTTATGGTTACTGGATCTATCGCCGGAAGAAAAAAGCCGCGATGGATACAAAGGATTTCTTCCTGGCCGAAGGGTCGCTGACCTGGTGGGCCATTGGCGCTTCCCTGATCGCCTCCAATATTTCTGCTGAGCAGTTTATTGGTATGAGTGGTGAGGGATTTTTTGTGGGGACTGCGGTAGCTGCGTATGAGTGGATTGCTGCCCTGGCGCTGATCATTATTGCCATCTGGTTTATCCCGATCTACCTCAAGAATAAGATCTATACCATGCCGCAATTCCTCAAAACACGGTACAATGAAACCGTGGCTTTGATCATGGCGGTATTCTGGTTATTCCTGTATGTATTCGTAAACCTTACTTCTATCCTGTACCTGGGTGCAGTGGCCATCAATGGTTTATTGGGCGGTGAGTACCTGCATGCCATCATGCTGGCGCTGGCGGTGTGCGCCCTGATCATCACCCTGGGTGGTATGAAGGTTATTGGTTATACTGACGTAATACAGGTAGCTGTACTGATCATAGGTGGTCTGGCCACTACTTACTTAGCATTAACGATTGTTGGTGAAAAAATGGGTGTAGGTCCGGATGCTATTGCTGGTTTTAAAGCGCTGTTGAAGGATTCTCCGGATCACTTTAAGATGATCCTGGATAAGCCCGCCGCTACTTCCAGTACGCTTGAAAATGGCCCCCTGAATTTGTCGATACAGAAGTATGTGGTATTGCCCGGCATTGCCATGTATTTTGCCGGTCAGTGGATCGTAAACCTGAACTACTGGGGCTGTAATCAATACATTACACAACGGGCACTGGGCGCCGACCTGCAGACTGCACGTACCGGTATCCTGTTTGCCGGCTTCCTGAAGCTCCTGATGCCAGTGATCGTAATGCTGCCCGGTATTGCTGCCTGGGTATTGTATAAAAATGGTCACCTGCCGCAACTGGAAAGCAAGGACGGCGCTTATTCTGCCATCCTCGGCTTCCTGCCCAATGGCCTGAAAGGCTTGTCTATTG comes from Paraflavitalea devenefica and encodes:
- a CDS encoding alpha-N-arabinofuranosidase — protein: MKRLFFLPLVLSGGLTAFAQNEITVNADAAKLTISKQIYGHFAEHLGRCVYGGFYVGENSKIPNTAGVRNDVVAALKKLKIANLRWPGGCFADTYHWKDGIGPKDKRPSIVNTWWGGVTENNSFGTHDFLNMCELIGTDPYLAGNVGSGTVQELTDWVQYVNFAGESPMSNLRKQNGREKPWNVKYWGVGNEAWGCGGNMRPEYYADIYRKYATFMTGWTEGGIFRIASGASSDDYNWTEVLMKNIPRNMVAGLALHHYSVIEWSRKGPATGFTEEQYFTTMQRALQMDSLVIKHSAIMDKYDPNKRVALVVDEWGGWYDVEPGTNPGFLYQQNTMRDAMIAGVTLNIFHNHCDRVRMANLAQTINVLQAVLLTNEEKMILTPTYHVMEMYNVHQDAKLLPIAIKTKDYMLGNKKLPAVSCSASKDSLGATHISLVNIDAKNAQEITLNLKGGKYSGVTGRILASGKIQDHNTFENPEQVKPAAFSGASLKGSTLSVKLPPCSVVVLELK
- a CDS encoding RagB/SusD family nutrient uptake outer membrane protein, encoding MKTIYNILIISSLLTLMAGCRKDWLERTPQTIILEEQVWNDPKMILGLLANYYDRLPTDMGVDGNWRNMADYDDAMWSGYTGEDGRNNIISYAYSRWFFWDYGLIRDINLALESIDKYSTKLTDVQKKQFAAELRFVRANVYFELVKRMGGVPLITKQLIYDFSGDPTPLQFPRAKEAEVYDFIASEMDAIKEDLQNIANGTPSNTRANKYTALALKSRAMLYAGSIAKYNNLMASPITLPGGEVGIPAEKANEYFTKALEASKEIITSGAFALYKVNTGNLGENFYEAVVKKIGNKEAIFVRDFLSAKNKRHGFSYDNIPLGIREDNLSSSCITPSLNLVESYEYLDGSNGALKTRLPDNSDFIYYDNLQDIFANKDARLYGTVIYPGSTFKGLPVQIQAGVMKWNGAAYQTIEGSQLGAIYGGTAYPDGDGKLLVGSSGPHRSIQEVTNSGFYMRKFLDAGAGTSTRGILSDIWWVRFRLAEIYLNAAEAAFELNQKADAATWISALRERAGFGANSVTDATLTMDRIRNERRVELAFEDHRVWDLKRWRIADQVWNGQTGNPDNVVYALYPYRIIRPGDAARDGKYVFVKMVAPRFKAPRFFQMGNYYSAIDQGVLNNNPKLVRNPFH
- a CDS encoding DUF3823 domain-containing protein codes for the protein MKIKAFFYITSAAIIMLTACKKDNYAPPSSLLTGKVVYQGQPVGVRSNGVQLELWQRGYQLFTKIPVYIDQDGSFSASLFDGKYKLVRLKGNGPWADNTDSIDVTVSGNTVIDVPVDPYFIIKNEAFQKNGSNIDATFTVQAVNTSKSLEAVRLYLGLTTITDQSNNAANASKAAAAIDITQPVTLSAAIPAAATTKGYVFVRLGVKTAGVQELYYTAPQKVSLK